The Solibacillus sp. FSL W7-1436 genome window below encodes:
- a CDS encoding iron chelate uptake ABC transporter family permease subunit — protein MRKNSTKLIFLAIIALVCIALFAFYNIQGGFSYAFPKRLERIAAMVITGTAIAYATVTFQTVTHNRLLTPSMMGVDSMYEVVQTIIFFFAGSASIFVVSRYLNFGLSIVAMVIFALILYRFLFRADKHPIFLLLLAGMIIGTLLGSFVTFLQVIIDPVEYESLQTRLFASFMNVKTELLLIAVIILGASFIYGYRLLRDLDVMSLGRENAINLGVNYDRIVLKVLILSSVLIATSTALVGPITFLGLIVSNLAYQFFATYKHSVLIVGASLISIIALVGGQFLVLHVFQLSTTISVIINFVGGLYFIYLILKESRKAG, from the coding sequence ATGCGAAAAAATAGTACGAAGCTAATTTTCTTAGCAATTATCGCACTGGTGTGTATTGCGTTATTTGCTTTTTACAATATTCAAGGCGGATTCAGTTATGCCTTTCCAAAGCGATTAGAGCGAATTGCGGCAATGGTTATAACTGGTACGGCGATTGCTTATGCAACCGTTACATTCCAGACGGTTACACATAACCGTTTACTGACACCCTCTATGATGGGTGTCGATTCGATGTATGAAGTAGTGCAAACAATTATTTTCTTCTTTGCAGGGTCTGCATCAATCTTTGTAGTTAGCCGTTATTTAAACTTCGGTCTATCAATTGTGGCGATGGTAATTTTTGCCCTGATTTTATACCGTTTCTTATTCCGGGCGGATAAACATCCGATATTCCTGCTTTTACTTGCCGGAATGATTATCGGAACATTGCTCGGCAGTTTTGTAACATTTTTACAAGTAATAATTGACCCGGTAGAATATGAAAGTTTACAGACACGTTTATTTGCTAGTTTTATGAATGTGAAAACAGAGCTGCTGCTCATTGCTGTCATTATTTTAGGGGCATCTTTTATTTACGGATACCGTTTATTGCGTGATTTAGATGTTATGTCACTAGGTCGTGAGAATGCAATAAACTTAGGTGTAAATTATGATAGAATAGTATTAAAAGTATTAATTTTATCTTCAGTTTTAATTGCAACATCTACTGCGCTAGTTGGTCCGATTACATTTTTAGGGTTAATCGTTTCGAACTTGGCATATCAGTTTTTTGCTACGTACAAGCATTCCGTTTTAATAGTGGGTGCGAGTCTTATTAGTATTATTGCACTTGTCGGTGGGCAGTTCTTAGTACTGCATGTATTCCAGTTAAGTACAACGATCAGCGTTATTATTAACTTTGTCGGTGGACTTTACTTTATTTACCTAATACTGAAGGAAAGTAGGAAAGCAGGATGA